Proteins encoded together in one Candidatus Dormiibacterota bacterium window:
- a CDS encoding OAM dimerization domain-containing protein has product MSRIRPYGDATDDGKVQLSFTLPVEWSEAADEAARQLVGKMGFTDVQVVEGRRIAKGFSFFVVYASTAQSIDFSTIKAPSAKEHAMSMDEVDTYVQESLGRKIRIAGACIGTDAHTVGIDAILNMKGYKGDYGLERYHSFETFNLGSQVAVEDFVKFAKEHEVDALLASQVVTQKGSDVKNFTALAELLEAERLRDRVVLICGGPRVTNLMASELGYDAGFGRGTLPSEVAAFVAVTLANRRVAAR; this is encoded by the coding sequence ATGAGCCGGATTCGGCCGTACGGCGATGCCACCGACGACGGCAAAGTCCAGCTCTCGTTCACGCTCCCGGTCGAATGGAGCGAGGCTGCCGATGAGGCCGCGCGTCAACTGGTCGGAAAAATGGGCTTTACCGACGTCCAGGTGGTAGAGGGGCGACGCATCGCCAAGGGCTTTTCATTCTTCGTCGTCTACGCGAGCACGGCGCAATCGATCGATTTTTCCACCATCAAAGCGCCGTCTGCGAAAGAGCACGCGATGTCGATGGACGAGGTTGATACCTACGTCCAGGAGTCGCTGGGTCGCAAAATTCGCATCGCCGGGGCGTGCATCGGGACCGACGCCCATACCGTCGGTATCGACGCCATCCTGAATATGAAGGGCTACAAAGGCGACTACGGCCTGGAGCGTTACCATTCGTTCGAGACGTTCAACCTGGGCAGCCAAGTCGCGGTGGAAGACTTCGTGAAATTCGCCAAGGAGCACGAGGTCGATGCACTCCTCGCCTCGCAGGTGGTGACCCAAAAGGGCAGCGACGTGAAAAACTTCACGGCGCTCGCGGAATTGCTCGAAGCCGAACGGCTGCGCGACCGCGTCGTCCTGATCTGCGGCGGCCCGCGCGTGACCAATCTCATGGCGAGCGAACTCGGATACGACGCCGGCTTTGGACGAGGGACCTTGCCCAGCGAAGTCGCGGCCTTCGTGGCCGTCACGCTCGCTAACCGGCGCGTCGCGGCGCGCTAA
- a CDS encoding PilZ domain-containing protein produces the protein MLSDLLGWFTGKDANRRKYPRKRKPYRATVSVDGGLTQKPAIGLDISGGGLCILTQEPVGRDEFEVRATIETRVLRMRARSVWQDTVSHQGKSVWRYGMRFTGITADDWDAIIRFTTDKPVAENNKAQDELVTVRMTPDDANRLLPTNLQKRLLAMLVERRRLAPLDPSVTPLVQYFYSGVVRHENELVHRLTIQSKVVGPEGAEMYETRFVFDDRGDTVQMLN, from the coding sequence GTGCTAAGTGACCTTCTTGGTTGGTTCACCGGCAAGGATGCCAATCGCCGCAAGTATCCGCGCAAGCGCAAGCCGTACCGTGCGACGGTGTCGGTGGATGGCGGGCTTACGCAAAAACCCGCGATCGGCTTGGACATCAGCGGTGGCGGCCTGTGCATCCTCACGCAGGAGCCGGTCGGCCGGGACGAATTCGAAGTCCGCGCCACCATCGAGACGCGCGTCCTACGCATGCGCGCACGATCCGTTTGGCAAGATACCGTTTCGCATCAGGGCAAATCGGTCTGGCGGTACGGGATGCGCTTCACCGGTATCACCGCCGACGATTGGGACGCGATTATCCGCTTTACCACCGATAAACCGGTAGCCGAAAACAATAAGGCGCAGGACGAGCTAGTAACGGTGCGCATGACGCCCGACGACGCGAATCGCCTGCTGCCGACCAACCTGCAGAAACGTTTGCTCGCGATGCTGGTCGAACGCCGGCGGTTGGCCCCGCTCGATCCGTCGGTGACCCCGCTGGTGCAGTATTTCTACTCCGGTGTCGTGCGCCACGAGAACGAACTGGTCCATCGCTTGACGATTCAATCCAAAGTCGTCGGGCCCGAGGGCGCCGAAATGTACGAGACGCGGTTCGTCTTCGACGATCGCGGCGACACCG